Sequence from the Candidatus Hepatoplasma crinochetorum Av genome:
TACATTATATATGACAGGATCAAATTATACTAATGATTTCGGTAACGATAATATTCCTTCTGGTGATTATAAAACTCCTATTGCTACAAATTCAACTTATGACTTTTTAATTCAGGATTTGTATTTTGATTTTGATGGAGTTTCATTATCAATAGATTTAAAATTAAATGATTATCAAAATATTTTTAATGAAGAAGCTTTACCTACTAATTTTTTATTAATTGATGATAATAATATAAATTACCAAACAATTTTTGAAGAAGATTTATCAAATATTACAGATGATCAATATCATTATAAAATTGAAGATATTGAAAGCTCCCAAACTTACATATTTAAAAATATATCGATAAATGATAATATTTTTAATTTAAATGATGAGCAATTTTCTACTGATTATTTAATATTAGGTTATCAAATTTCTAATATTTCAGAACAATCAGCGACAATTAATTTAAATTTTGAGAATAATAGTGAAGAATTTGATTTATTAAATTACACTTCTTCTGAACGAGAAATTAAAGTAAATTATACTGATTTAGATCAAAATATCTCTAATTCACAAGAATTTGTAGTTGATGATTCCTATGAAATTACACTAACAAATTTAAATGCTGAATCAAATTATCAAATAGATTCAATTCAATATTTTTATCAAGATGAAAATTATAAATATACTATAGATCAAGAAGAAACACAATTTCAAACATCTTCTGCTATACCTTTAATAGAATCTGATAGTATAAAATCTATCGATAATTCAATTACAACAAATTCTTTTCAATATACAATTTCAATTGATAATTTAAAATTAAATCAATCAAAAGACAATTTTACACAATATGATATAAATAATGGTATTTGATTAATCGATGAAAATAATGAAAATTATAATTCAACTTATATTGATGCGAGAATAATTAATTCAGGTTCAATAAATGGAACAGGAAAATATCAATTAACATTTAAGCAAGATCAATTAATTGAAAATACAACATATAATTTTATTGGTATAAATTTTGATGAGCCTTCAAGTTCTAGTGATCCTAATATAGTATTTTTTTCTAATGTTTTTTCAATAACAACAGTTTCTGCTAATAAAGAAATTATTCCTTCTACTTTTTCAATAATTGAAGATTCAATTATTGAAACTTCATTTCAATATACAATTGAAATAGATAATTTGTTTTTGATAGATAATTCTTCATTAATTAAAAATAATCTTGAAGCAGAAATAAATTTTAGTAATTTTAATCTTGATGAAGGAATTTATTTAATAGATGATAATGGAAATATATATAATTCTTTTTATGTAAATGATAGTTCACTTTATCTTGGAGAAGGAAAAGATGAAGGTACTTCAAATTATCAATTTATATTTGAACAAAATAATCTTGAAGCAGGCACAACATATAATTTTGTCGGAATAGGATTTACCGATTTAGAAGAAGATTTTATTAATTTTGACTCTTCAATAACAATTAACACTATTCCTAATAATACACAAATGATAATAATTATTATCATTATCATTATCTTGATTATTATTTTGCTACTTATTTTTATCTTATTATTTGTTGATTTAAAAATGAAAAAAAATACAAAAAAAATGAATAATAAAATTAATAATCCTAATAGTTTTGAAGATTAAGATTTATTTTTAATTTAAAAATTAATAGAGCGCAAAACTAAAATAATAGTAAATATCAGTAGTTAATATATTTAAATTAACTACTGATATTTTTTTAAGATTTTTTAACAAAGTAAATAAATTTTCTTATTAAATATTTATATTTTTTGCTAAAAATTTTATTTCTTTAGTTATCTAAATTCTTGTTAGATATTTA
This genomic interval carries:
- a CDS encoding RCC1 domain-containing protein, which gives rise to MKKNFIFSILLILITSFSFKSFDLIFDNKNIIESLDQNSKVLDYEMSGSTVGVLVDTDDDYLGDTLYMWGLNDRGEIGDGTTTNVTTPKIITPTDQTDWGGNLIQFESSFSNSGVTVDTDYDGYADTVYIWGDNQHNQILNEEIESNTVLFPTLVLPSSGSWNGNIIDFFLGDEYVGILLDTDYDEFGDDLYTWGINNSGNLGDGTTQTSYEPLEIFPPEQTSWNGNITDIYGANSTFLLLDTDYDGYADTGYSWGSNNNYKLGVNSTSSRVTTPTEMVSNEGTWNGNIIDVSSNANNSMLLLDTNFDGYGDEVYLSGTNDQYQLGIGGNNDTKNSVFYPANHTWGDGYIIDVSMGANWSGIIVDTDLDGYADAFYGDGFNSNGQLGTSDYGGNLNGPRVLTKTFDRNDFSSYYKYNFMQIETGTRSTGILIDTDLDGYGDTLYMTGSNYTNDFGNDNIPSGDYKTPIATNSTYDFLIQDLYFDFDGVSLSIDLKLNDYQNIFNEEALPTNFLLIDDNNINYQTIFEEDLSNITDDQYHYKIEDIESSQTYIFKNISINDNIFNLNDEQFSTDYLILGYQISNISEQSATINLNFENNSEEFDLLNYTSSEREIKVNYTDLDQNISNSQEFVVDDSYEITLTNLNAESNYQIDSIQYFYQDENYKYTIDQEETQFQTSSAIPLIESDSIKSIDNSITTNSFQYTISIDNLKLNQSKDNFTQYDINNGIWLIDENNENYNSTYIDARIINSGSINGTGKYQLTFKQDQLIENTTYNFIGINFDEPSSSSDPNIVFFSNVFSITTVSANKEIIPSTFSIIEDSIIETSFQYTIEIDNLFLIDNSSLIKNNLEAEINFSNFNLDEGIYLIDDNGNIYNSFYVNDSSLYLGEGKDEGTSNYQFIFEQNNLEAGTTYNFVGIGFTDLEEDFINFDSSITINTIPNNTQMIIIIIIIIILIIILLLIFILLFVDLKMKKNTKKMNNKINNPNSFED